Proteins co-encoded in one Medicago truncatula cultivar Jemalong A17 chromosome 8, MtrunA17r5.0-ANR, whole genome shotgun sequence genomic window:
- the LOC11408211 gene encoding uncharacterized protein isoform X2, protein MAEKESESESESMKLGSEELSSEFKTLVSSDDLRSLNHLQHTILGRLQDSNAVLSHFNDFSQHCFTQISPDMARNTRVLKSIKSDLDYIFLKLRGRTQRIWMFLNIMLVKLSLVITVKD, encoded by the exons ATGgcagagaaagaatcagaatcagaatcagaatcgaTGAAATTAGGTTCAGAAGAGCTTTCGAGCGAGTTTAAAACTCTCGTTAGTTCCGATGATCTTCGTTCCCTTAACCATTTACAACACACTAT ATTGGGAAGGTTGCAGGATAGTAATGCAGTTTTATCACATTTCAATGATTTCTCTCAACATTGTTTTACTCAGATTTCTCCTGATATGGCTAGAAACACACGTGTCTTGAAGTCTATCAAATCTGATcttgattatatttttcttaaacttag GGGAAGAACACAAAGGATATGGATGTTTTTGAACATTATGTTGGTGAAGTTATCATTGGTGATAACAGTTAAGGATTGA
- the LOC11422615 gene encoding translocase of chloroplast 159, chloroplastic — translation MDSQTLSSSSSSQFHEPINGAVNGHGSDSDDGFVSGEEESEPSRPILVNPDTVKSTVVEEEESFDDVSPRPIAKVTADDEDEAEEEDLENGGDDSDENFVDEVKEDEVFVEANDGNEVFVEADDKGFEEGDGGTVVTNNLDSAVLGDGGTVETNNLDSEVVGLVSGDNSGVGVVENGDGGGDGDEKFTSDGDVVVDTLQVNPLVDGGVAVVGGEEEVKVSEIEEVVAPAPVVNLDNTFEPIEKVGGEGVFDVVGGSFESFEKGGEGVVDDEVVGGDAEPAGVDDGGVREQTSDIAPTDKVGDVVDEGVVVDAEPGNVDDDVAHEQLSDIVPTEKAGDVVIDEVVGGDAEPDQVVDIGVDDGVAREQVSDVAPIEKGEESLEVVSRSLEAEEDGISIEGRAVEGEIESRVDGAVEEEEESNVVEVEEESNVVEVEDGSNVDNVVAEEEESNVDRVVEVEDESHVDTAVEEEAESNVDRVVEVEDGSHVDNAVEGEAESNVDRVIEVDDGSHVEAAVDHHVDREIDDSVSDTKDESMIFGGSDSANKYLEELEKQIRASESSQDDRIDGQIVTDSDEEVESDDEGDSKELFDTATLAALLKAASGAGGEDGGGITITAQDGSRLFSVERPAGLGPSLQTGKPAVRSNRPNLFGPSMSRAGTVVSDTNLSVEEKMKLEKLQEIRIKYLRMVQRLGFTTEESIVAQVLYRFTLAAGRQTGENFSLDAAKESASRLEAEGRGDFGFSINILVLGKTGVGKSATINSIFGETKTSFSAYGPATTAVTEIVGMVDGVKVRVFDTPGLKSSAFEQSYNRKVLSNVKKLTKNSPPDIVLYVDRLDLQTRDMNDLPMLRSVTTALGPSIWRNVIVTLTHAASAPPDGPSGSPLSYDVFVAQRTHIVQQTIGQAVGDLRLMNPSLMNPVSLVENHPSCRKNRDGQKVLPNGQSWRPLLLLLCYSMKILSDAGNLSKTPETADNRRLFGFRTRSPPLPYLLSWLLQSRAHPKLADQGGIDNGDSDVEMADLSDSDEEEGEDEYDQLPPFKPLKKSQIAKLNGEQKKAYLEEYEYRVKLLQKKQWREELKRMREMKKRGGKTVENDNGFMGEEDEENGSPAAVPVPLPDMTLPPSFDSDNPAYRYRFLEPTSQLLTRPVLDTHSWDHDCGYDGVNIENSVAIINKFPAAVTVQVTKDKQDFSIHLDSSVAAKHGENGSTMAGFDIQNIGKQMAYIVRGETKFKNFKRNKTAAGVSVTFLGENVSTGVKLEDQLALGKRLVLVGSTGTVRSQGDSAYGANVEVRLREADFPIGQDQSSLSFSLVQWRGDLALGANFQSQISLGRSYKMAVRAGLNNKLSGQITVRTSSSDQLQIALIAMLPIVRTLYKNFWPGASEKYSIY, via the coding sequence ATGGATTCTCAAACcctatcttcttcttcttcttctcaatttCACGAACCAATTAACGGTGCCGTTAACGGTCACGGTTCCGATTCCGATGACGGTTTTGTTAGCGGCGAAGAGGAGTCTGAACCTTCCAGGCCAATTCTCGTCAATCCAGACACCGTCAAATCTACcgttgttgaagaagaagagagttTCGATGATGTTTCTCCGAGACCTATTGCGAAAGTGACAgctgatgatgaagatgaagcgGAGGAGGAAGATTTGGAGAATGGCGGCGATGATAGCGATgaaaattttgttgatgaagtGAAGGAGGATGAGGTTTTTGTTGAGGCGAACGATGGGAATGAGGTTTTTGTGGAGGCTGATGATAAGGGTTTTGAGGAGGGTGATGGTGGAACCGTTGTAACCAATAATTTGGATTCTGCGGTTTTGGGTGATGGTGGAACTGTTGAAACTAATAATTTGGATTCTGAGGTTGTGGGATTGGTTTCTGGTGATAATTCGGGGGTTGGTGTTGTTGAAAATGGCGATGGTGGCGGTGATGGTGATGAGAAGTTTACGAGTGATGGAGATGTTGTAGTTGATACACTGCAAGTTAATCCTTTGGTGGATGGAGGTGTTGCTGTTGTGGGGGGTGAAGAGGAAGTTAAGGTGTCTGAAATTGAAGAGGTAGTGGCGCCTGCACCTGTTGTGAACCTTGATAATACTTTTGAACCTATTGAGAAGGTTGGTGGGGAAGGTGTTTTTGATGTGGTTGGTGGTAGTTTTGAATCGTTTGAGAAGGGCGGTGAAGGTGTCGTGGATGATGAAGTTGTTGGTGGGGATGCTGAGCCTGCTGGTGTTGATGATGGTGGTGTACGTGAGCAGACGAGTGACATTGCTCCTACTGATAAGGTTGgcgatgttgttgatgaagggGTTGTTGTAGATGCCGAACCTGGTAacgttgatgatgatgttgccCATGAGCAACTGAGTGACATTGTTCCTACTGAGAAGGCTGGTGATGTTGTTATTGATGAGGTTGTCGGTGGGGATGCCGAGCCTGATCAGGTTGTTGACATTGGAGTTGATGATGGTGTTGCACGTGAGCAAGTGAGTGACGTTGCTCCTATTGAGAAAGGTGAAGAAAGTTTAGAAGTTGTGAGTCGGAGTTTGGAGGCTGAGGAAGATGGGATAAGCATAGAGGGTCGTGCTGTTGAGGGTGAAATTGAGAGCCGTGTTGATGGTGCTGTtgaggaggaagaagagagcAATGTTGTTGAGGTGGAAGAAGAGAGCAATGTTGTTGAGGTGGAAGATGGGAGCAATGTtgataatgttgttgcagaGGAAGAGGAGAGTAATGTTGATCGTGTTGTTGAGGTGGAAGATGAGAGCCATGTTGATACTGCTGTTGAGGAGGAAGCGGAGAGCAATGTTGACCGTGTTGTTGAGGTGGAAGATGGGAGCCATGTTGATAATGCTGTTGAGGGGGAGGCTGAGAGCAATGTTGATCGTGTTATCGAGGTGGATGATGGCAGCCATGTTGAGGCTGCTGTTGATCATCACGTTGACAGAGAGATTGATGACTCGGTGTCGGATACGAAGGATGAATCAATGATCTTTGGAGGCTCCGATTCTGCTAATAAATACTTGGAGGAATTGGAGAAGCAAATTAGGGCAAGTGAGAGTTCACAGGATGACAGAATTGATGGCCAGATTGTAACTGACTCAGATGAGGAAGTGGAATCTGATGATGAAGGAGATAGCAAGGAGCTCTTTGATACTGCTACTTTGGCTGCTCTCTTAAAAGCAGCATCTGGAGCAGGAGGTGAAGATGGCGGCGGTATCACTATAACTGCTCAAGATGGATCAAGGCTTTTCTCTGTCGAGCGCCCTGCTGGTTTGGGACCATCACTTCAGACAGGTAAACCTGCGGTACGGTCAAACCGTCCCAATCTTTTTGGTCCTTCCATGAGTAGAGCTGGTACTGTTGTTTCTGATACCAATTTGAGCGTAGAAGAGAAGATGAAACTGGAGAAATTGCAGGAAATTAGGATAAAATACCTAAGAATGGTTCAGAGACTAGGTTTTACTACTGAAGAATCAATAGTAGCGCAGGTTTTGTATCGGTTTACACTTGCCGCAGGGAGACAAACTGGTGAAAATTTCAGCCTAGATGCTGCTAAGGAGAGTGCTTCCCGGCTTGAAGCCGAGGGAAGAGGTGATTTTGGattttctataaatatattGGTTCTTGGTAAAACTGGCGTGGGAAAGAGTGCTACgataaattcaatttttggtGAAACCAAGACCAGCTTCAGTGCATATGGTCCCGCTACTACTGCTGTGACAGAAATTGTTGGAATGGTTGATGGAGTGAAAGTAAGGGTCTTTGACACACCAGGTTTGAAATCTTCTGCatttgaacaaagttacaacaGAAAAGTCTTGTCTAATGTGAAGAAATTGACCAAAAATTCTCCCCCTGATATTGTTCTTTATGTGGATCGCCTCGACCTACAAACTAGAGATATGAACGATTTGCCCATGTTGAGATCAGTTACTACTGCCCTTGGTCCATCGATATGGCGAAATGTGATAGTCACTCTGACTCATGCTGCCTCTGCTCCTCCGGACGGGCCATCAGGTTCCCCACTAAGTTATGATGTATTTGTTGCTCAAAGAACTCATATTGTTCAACAAACCATTGGTCAAGCTGTTGGTGACCTACGTCTTATGAATCCAAGTTTGATGAATCCAGTTTCTCTTGTTGAAAACCATCCTTCATGTCGGAAAAACAGAGATGGCCAGAAGGTGCTTCCTAACGGTCAAAGTTGGAGACCTCTGTTATTGCTTTTATGTTACTCAATGAAGATTCTCTCAGATGCTGGTAACCTCTCAAAAACTCCGGAAACAGCTGATAACCGCAGGCTGTTTGGTTTCAGAACCCGCTCCCCACCACTTCCATACTTGCTGTCTTGGTTGTTGCAGTCACGTGCTCACCCCAAACTCGCTGATCAAGGTGGGATTGACAATGGTGATTCTGATGTTGAAATGGCTGACTTATCTGATTCTGATGAAGAGGAAGGTGAAGATGAATATGACCAGCTCCCACCATTTAAGCCTCTTAAGAAGTCACAAATTGCTAAGCTTAATGGAGAACAGAAAAAGGCATATCTTGAGGAGTATGAGTACCGAGTGAAACTTTTGCAGAAGAAGCAATGGAGAGAGGAGTTGAAAAGGATGAGAGAGATGAAGAAAAGAGGAGGTAAAACTGTTGAAAATGATAATGGCTTTatgggggaagaagatgaagagaatGGAAGTCCAGCAGCTGTGCCTGTACCATTGCCTGATATGACGTTGCCACCATCCTTTGATAGTGATAATCCAGCCTATAGATACCGTTTCTTGGAACCAACTTCCCAGTTGCTGACAAGGCCGGTCTTGGACACCCATAGTTGGGACCACGACTGTGGTTATGACGGTGTTAACATTGAAAACAGTGTGGCCATCATCAACAAATTCCCGGCAGCAGTTACTGTTCAAGTAACAAAAGACAAGCAAGATTTCAGCATTCACTTGGATTCATCGGTTGCCGCTAAACATGGAGAAAATGGATCGACCATGGCAGGCTTTGACATTCAGAACATTGGAAAGCAGATGGCATACATTGTTAGAGGCGAGACcaaattcaaaaatttcaaaagaaataaaactgcAGCTGGAGTATCTGTGacatttttgggtgaaaatgtGTCCACCGGTGTGAAACTTGAGGATCAACTAGCACTGGGGAAACGATTGGTATTAGTGGGGAGCACTGGGACCGTGCGGTCTCAAGGTGATTCTGCTTATGGAGCCAATGTTGAAGTGAGGCTTAGAGAGGCAGATTTTCCAATTGGACAGGATCAGTCTTCATTGAGTTTCTCTCTGGTGCAGTGGAGAGGTGATTTAGCCTTGGGAGCCAATTTCCAGTCACAGATTTCTCTTGGGCGAAGCTATAAGATGGCGGTTCGTGCGGGATTGAACAACAAGCTTAGTGGACAGATCACTGTGAGGACAAGTAGTTCAGACCAACTTCAGATTGCCCTTATTGCTATGCTTCCAATTGTCAGGACTCTCTACAAGAACTTCTGGCCTGGTGCTAGTGAGAAATACTCCATCTATTGA
- the LOC11413827 gene encoding YTH domain-containing protein ECT4, whose translation MAAVANPADQAAELLQKFSLESQPKSLEIPEPNKKATGNQYDSGNALNGQIPSYERSVTPVLQDFMDPAMCYLPNGYPSYYYGGYDGTGSEWEYLNADGVDLTSGVYGDNGSSLVYHHGYGYAPYAPYSPAGSPVPTMGNDGQLYGPQHYQYPPFFQPLTPTSGPFTPTSAAHPQGDNSTSVAADQKPLSVEAANGNTNAGTNGVNAKGRTPTSGGYQDPRYGFDGARSPNLWLDTPIFSDGQPRPVSSTVISSSISSGNNGTASRNQTYRPNSQYMGLHHPRPIPAMGATPGFINRMYPNTRYGQYGNSVRSGMGYGTHGYDSRTNGRAWLAVDNKYKTRGRNGGYFGYGNENTDGLNELNRGPRAKGGKNQKVFVPTVLTVKGQNVPVNTVDEEKEKNSTTPDREQYNKADFPEEYTDAKFFVIKSYSEDDIHKSIKYNVWASTQNGNKKLDAAYQEAQQKSGGCPIFLLFSVNTSGQFVGLAEMTGPVDFNKSLEYWQQDKWMGCFPLKWHIVKDVPNNVLRHITLENNENKPVTNSRDTQEIMLEPGLKLLKIFKEYSSKTCILDDFGFYEGRQKTILEKKAKQQFPKQVWEGKPTDEKIEVNGETNTQKSEVNSELLKESTLAKDNDDNKHSENGAVPTTGDAPKGAKPVVSESKIVPNGVANGC comes from the exons ATGGCTGCCGTTGCAAATCCCGCGGATC AAGCAGCTGAATTGTTGCAGAAGTTCTCATTAGAATCTCAGCCGAAGTCCTTGGAAATTCCCGAGCCAAACAAGAAg GCTACAGGAAACCAGTATGATTCGGGAAATGCTCTGAATGGCCAGATCCCGTCGTATGAACGCTCCGTAACCCCTGTGTTGCAGGACTTTATGGATCCCGCCATGTGCTATCTTCCAAATGGATACCCTTCGTATTATTATGGTG GTTATGATGGGACTGGCAGTGAGTGGGAATATTTGAATGCTGATGGAGTTGATTTGACTTCT GGAGTCTATGGGGATAATGGGTCGTCTCTGGTGTATCACCATGGATATGGATATGCACCCTATGCTCCCTACTCTCCAGCTGGTTCTCCAGTTCCAACCATGGGAAATGATGGTCAGTTGTATGGCCCTCAACACTATCAGTATCCTCCCTTTTTTCAGCCGTTGACACCAACCAGTGGGCCATTCACGCCAACTTCTGCTGCCCATCCTCAGGGTGATAATTCCACATCTGTAGCTGCTGATCAAAAGCCTCTTTCTGTGGAAGCAGCTAATGGAAATACCAATGCTGGCACAAATGGTGTGAATGCTAAAG GTCGCACTCCTACATCTGGTGGTTATCAAGATCCCAGATATGGTTTTGATGGAGCACGCTCACCTAACCTATGGCTAGATACCCCAATATTTTCAGATGGGCAGCCAAGGCCTGTAAGTAGCACAGTAATCTCATCCTCAATATCAAGTGGCAACAACGGTACTGCTTCAAGGAACCAGACTTACCGCCCCAATTCTCAATATATG GGCTTGCACCATCCTAGGCCAATTCCTGCCATGGGAGCCACCCCCGGCTTCATTAACAGGATGTATCCGAACACAAGATATGGTCAGTATGGGAACTCTGTTAGATCAGGTATGGGTTATGGAACACATGGTTATGATTCTCGTACAAATGGGCGAGCTTGGCTTGCTGTGGACAACAAATACAAAACAAGGGGAAGAAATGGTGGTTACTTTGGGTATGGCAATGAGAACACGGATGGTTTGAATGAACTGAACAGGGGACCTAGGGCCAAGGGTGGTAAGAACCAAAAAGTTTTTGTTCCAACTGTTCTGACCGTCAAAGGGCAGAATGTGCCAGTGAACACTGTTGatgaagagaaagagaagaatagTACTACTCCAGACCGTGAACAATATAACAAGGCTGATTTTCCAGAAGAATACACCGATGCTAAATTTTTTGTCATCAAGTCTTACAGCGAGGATGACATTCATAAAAGCATCAAGTATAATGTGTGGGCCAGCACTCAAAATGGCAACAAGAAGCTTGATGCTGCCTACCAAGAGGCCCAGCAAAAATCTGGTGGCTGCCCTATATTCCTTTTGTTCTCT GTTAATACCAGTGGACAATTTGTTGGGCTAGCAGAGATGACCGGTCCTGTTGATTTCAACAAAAGTCTGGAGTATTGGCAGCAAGACAAGTGGATGGGCTGTTTTCCTTTGAAGTGGCACATTGTTAAGGATGTTCCTAACAACGTGTTGAGGCACATTACATTGGAAAACAATGAGAACAAACCTGTCACCAACAGTCGGGATACACAGGAG ATAATGTTGGAGCCAGGTCTGAAGCTGCTCAAAATTTTTAAGGAATACTCGAGCAAGACATGCATTCTGGATGATTTTGGGTTCTATGAGGGCCGTCAGAAGACTATTTTGGAGAAGAAAGCCAAGCAGCAATTCCCAAAGCAG GTATGGGAAGGGAAGCCTACTGATGAGAAGATAGAGGTGAATGGGGAAACCAATACTCAAAAATCTGAAGTCAACTCTGAGTTGCTCAAAGAGTCTACCCTAGCCAAGGACAATGATGATAACAAACATTCTGAGAATGGAGCTGTTCCAACAACTGGAGATGCCCCAAAGGGTGCTAAACCTGTTGTATCTGAGAGTAAAATTGTACCCAATGGTGTTGCTAATGGTTGCTAA
- the LOC11408211 gene encoding kxDL motif-containing protein 1 isoform X1, which yields MAEKESESESESMKLGSEELSSEFKTLVSSDDLRSLNHLQHTILGRLQDSNAVLSHFNDFSQHCFTQISPDMARNTRVLKSIKSDLDYIFLKLRNMKTKLSTTYPDAFPEDSTSNVIDRRPDLEMPK from the exons ATGgcagagaaagaatcagaatcagaatcagaatcgaTGAAATTAGGTTCAGAAGAGCTTTCGAGCGAGTTTAAAACTCTCGTTAGTTCCGATGATCTTCGTTCCCTTAACCATTTACAACACACTAT ATTGGGAAGGTTGCAGGATAGTAATGCAGTTTTATCACATTTCAATGATTTCTCTCAACATTGTTTTACTCAGATTTCTCCTGATATGGCTAGAAACACACGTGTCTTGAAGTCTATCAAATCTGATcttgattatatttttcttaaacttag AAACATGAAGACCAAACTTTCAACAACTTATCCAGATGCATTTCCTGAAGATTCTACGAGCAACGTTATTGACAGAAGACCGGATCTTGAAATGCCTAAGTAA